In Paenibacillus sp. JQZ6Y-1, a genomic segment contains:
- a CDS encoding MFS transporter: MGSLFGEKAGVRKQAAERPVVDTEARQTLLRIRGFYLLAGLAGGMFNPYLSSMLVHGGMGSAQVGLLMSIGTLISILIQPIWGMLVDRFQQMRLVLMLSVAVPAVLSIFYQSPYFLVLTVIYTLSMVFAATQAPMSDSYALVAAQKAHTTYGAIRFLGSLGTAAGSYLGGLYISRLDVSLIWIPFLVFNLLAAALTFWLPRRSDESRVLSQSLSAGIRTLLGNKMFLCFLGGCLLVNQTLTAFNSYFVLSFQEAGGTLEMAGVGLFIASAANIPAMLIAARVIRRFGHERMLLVAAFAYILRWGIQYLFPIPWVMIAVQLLNGLSFGFFYISAVEYVSRITAKHMQATGQSIFNMVFVGLAGIAGNLLNGYLLESGGAAAMNLSCVISAFLGAVLLGYVALRSRQPIST, encoded by the coding sequence ATGGGTTCGTTGTTTGGTGAGAAGGCGGGCGTGCGCAAGCAGGCTGCGGAGCGTCCGGTGGTAGATACCGAGGCGCGGCAGACATTGCTGCGTATTCGTGGGTTTTATTTGCTGGCGGGCTTAGCGGGTGGCATGTTCAACCCGTATTTGTCGTCCATGCTGGTGCATGGTGGAATGGGCAGTGCGCAGGTAGGATTGCTGATGTCGATTGGAACACTGATCTCGATTCTGATTCAGCCGATATGGGGCATGCTAGTTGACCGATTTCAGCAGATGCGCTTGGTGCTGATGCTCAGTGTGGCAGTGCCAGCGGTATTGTCGATCTTTTACCAGAGTCCGTATTTTCTGGTGCTGACGGTTATCTACACCTTATCTATGGTATTTGCGGCGACGCAGGCACCGATGTCGGATTCGTATGCGTTGGTAGCGGCGCAAAAGGCGCATACGACGTATGGAGCGATTCGCTTTCTTGGTAGTTTGGGTACAGCGGCAGGTAGTTATCTAGGTGGGTTGTATATCAGTCGGCTGGATGTGTCGCTGATCTGGATTCCGTTTCTGGTGTTCAATCTGCTGGCGGCGGCGTTAACGTTCTGGCTGCCACGCCGTTCAGATGAGAGTCGGGTGCTATCGCAATCCCTGTCGGCGGGCATTCGGACGCTGCTGGGAAATAAGATGTTTTTATGCTTTCTCGGCGGTTGTTTGCTGGTGAATCAGACGCTGACGGCGTTTAACTCGTATTTTGTGCTGTCCTTTCAAGAAGCAGGCGGTACGCTGGAAATGGCGGGGGTGGGACTGTTCATTGCCTCAGCAGCGAATATTCCAGCGATGCTGATTGCGGCGCGTGTCATTCGGCGTTTCGGGCATGAGCGCATGCTGCTAGTAGCGGCATTTGCCTATATTTTGCGCTGGGGTATTCAGTATTTGTTCCCTATACCATGGGTAATGATTGCTGTGCAGCTTCTGAATGGCTTGTCATTCGGCTTTTTCTACATTTCGGCGGTTGAGTATGTATCACGCATTACTGCCAAGCATATGCAGGCGACAGGACAAAGTATTTTTAATATGGTGTTTGTCGGTTTGGCTGGTATCGCTGGTAATTTGCTAAATGGTTACCTGTTGGAATCAGGCGGCGCAGCGGCAATGAATCTATCATGTGTGATTAGTGCGTTCCTTGGAGCTGTATTGCTCGGCTATGTAGCGCTTCGCAGTCGGCAACCTATTTCCACGTAA
- a CDS encoding sugar phosphate isomerase/epimerase family protein, with the protein MYSSKGEYSFSTCWNIKRYPNDGAGMIREISELGFRYVELNYNVTTEMLKTIEPLIEKGEIGVSSVHNTFPHTPDPDYGTDSVLLGFDDEDKRKRAVELLVGSAEYAHRYGAKAVVVHPGEVPFSYNIDEELKGIYHEQGKDSPAYQKLWNEMLERREQLSEHYLQRIQHSLEEVCDITVSRGYDIAFGIETRSRCYQMPTLNEAKKVRARMKGAPVYLWYDIGHGMMMDRMGLYHNAEEANAMKDDIIGVHIHETLGLSDHWCPYVHSKDMEYFDRFLDIIQQAPIKVYELKAACQPDEIHASHRLLTDKIQQRQASLAKGV; encoded by the coding sequence ATGTATTCATCCAAAGGCGAGTATTCCTTTTCTACCTGCTGGAACATCAAGCGTTATCCAAATGACGGAGCAGGCATGATCCGCGAGATTAGTGAGCTGGGCTTCCGCTATGTCGAACTGAATTATAATGTGACGACGGAGATGCTGAAGACGATTGAGCCATTGATCGAGAAAGGGGAGATAGGCGTATCCAGCGTGCATAATACGTTTCCACATACCCCTGACCCGGATTACGGCACGGATTCGGTGCTGCTCGGATTCGATGATGAAGATAAGCGCAAGCGTGCAGTGGAACTGCTGGTCGGTTCGGCAGAATATGCGCATCGCTATGGTGCCAAAGCGGTGGTGGTGCATCCGGGCGAGGTTCCTTTTTCCTATAATATCGACGAGGAACTGAAAGGCATCTATCATGAGCAGGGCAAGGATTCACCAGCTTATCAGAAGCTGTGGAATGAGATGCTAGAGCGGCGAGAACAGCTGTCAGAGCATTATTTGCAGCGTATTCAGCACAGTCTGGAAGAGGTGTGCGACATTACAGTATCGCGGGGGTATGATATTGCCTTCGGGATCGAAACGAGGTCGCGCTGTTATCAAATGCCCACACTGAACGAAGCGAAAAAAGTCCGTGCGCGTATGAAGGGCGCACCCGTCTATCTCTGGTACGATATTGGGCACGGCATGATGATGGATCGAATGGGATTGTATCACAATGCCGAGGAAGCGAATGCGATGAAGGACGATATTATTGGTGTACATATCCACGAAACGCTGGGTTTATCGGATCATTGGTGCCCGTATGTGCATAGCAAGGATATGGAGTACTTTGACCGCTTTCTGGATATTATTCAGCAGGCACCGATCAAGGTATATGAGCTGAAGGCAGCCTGTCAGCCGGACGAGATACATGCCAGCCATCGTCTGCTGACCGACAAAATCCAGCAGCGTCAGGCAAGTCTTGCGAAAGGAGTCTAA
- a CDS encoding carbohydrate ABC transporter permease has product MAEAARVNETDRIKIKPAISRSDRAFDIVNITLLAVSVLICIFPFIHVLAISFSSARPIMSGEVTLFPREFTIEAYTKVFSDPSMIRSLGFTVLLTVVFTVMCMAMTIAAAFPLAKSNLKGRGFFMVVIIITMFFSGGIIPEYILVRNLHLLDTMWALILPGLISPFYLIIMISFFKGIPDSLEEAAEIDGSSHFLTLVRIILPLSLPVLATLSLFYAVGRWNGFMDTLMYINSPELYPLQLKLYQLIQNNMATELMRNEVVGAAQMMPESLKAASVIFATVPILIVYPWLQRFFVSGVMLGAVKG; this is encoded by the coding sequence ATGGCAGAAGCAGCTCGCGTGAACGAAACCGATCGTATCAAGATCAAGCCAGCAATCAGCCGTAGCGACCGTGCGTTTGATATTGTGAATATTACGCTGCTGGCGGTATCGGTCTTGATTTGTATTTTCCCGTTTATCCACGTATTGGCGATCTCATTCAGCTCGGCGCGTCCGATCATGTCGGGAGAGGTTACCCTATTTCCAAGAGAGTTCACGATTGAAGCCTACACGAAGGTGTTCAGTGATCCGTCGATGATCCGCTCGCTCGGCTTTACCGTTCTGCTGACCGTTGTGTTCACAGTGATGTGTATGGCAATGACGATTGCAGCAGCCTTCCCATTAGCCAAATCGAATCTGAAAGGTCGCGGCTTCTTTATGGTCGTGATCATCATTACGATGTTCTTTAGCGGCGGTATTATCCCAGAATATATTCTGGTGCGCAATCTGCATTTGCTGGATACGATGTGGGCGCTGATTTTACCGGGATTGATCAGCCCGTTTTATCTGATTATTATGATTTCCTTTTTTAAAGGCATTCCCGACAGTTTGGAAGAAGCAGCAGAGATTGATGGCAGCAGCCATTTCCTGACGCTGGTGCGTATCATTCTGCCACTGTCACTGCCAGTACTGGCAACGTTGAGTCTGTTCTATGCGGTTGGTCGCTGGAACGGATTCATGGATACGTTGATGTATATTAACAGCCCTGAGCTGTATCCGCTGCAATTGAAGCTGTATCAGCTCATTCAGAACAATATGGCGACCGAACTGATGCGTAATGAGGTAGTCGGTGCGGCGCAGATGATGCCGGAAAGTCTGAAAGCGGCGAGCGTAATCTTTGCAACGGTGCCGATTCTGATTGTGTATCCGTGGCTGCAACGCTTCTTCGTTAGCGGCGTGATGCTCGGCGCAGTCAAAGGATAA
- a CDS encoding MOSC domain-containing protein, giving the protein MSTSTTTTAARLLSLNTGMPVHIEWNGKSVYTGYIKTPVQKPLAISENGIEEDGQGDLKNHGGPDKAACVYSAQHYPWWSKEMDRPFEAGAFGENFTVSGLLEQDVCIGDVYTIGTATVQVSQPRQPCFKLAAHLERQQMIVRVRETGYSGFYFRVLEAGEVTAGDEMTWVRREGNGTTIAECNRLLYHEKGDTPALRKALEEPALAASLRKHWSKRLQSEA; this is encoded by the coding sequence ATGAGTACATCTACGACGACAACCGCAGCAAGATTACTATCACTGAACACCGGTATGCCGGTACATATCGAATGGAACGGCAAGTCCGTGTACACGGGTTATATCAAAACACCGGTGCAAAAGCCGCTTGCTATTAGCGAGAATGGGATTGAAGAGGACGGTCAAGGCGATCTGAAAAATCACGGCGGACCGGATAAAGCGGCTTGTGTTTACTCTGCCCAGCATTACCCGTGGTGGAGCAAAGAAATGGATCGTCCATTTGAAGCGGGAGCGTTTGGAGAGAATTTTACGGTGAGCGGATTGCTGGAACAGGATGTGTGTATCGGCGACGTATATACCATCGGTACCGCCACCGTACAGGTGAGTCAGCCACGGCAGCCTTGCTTCAAGCTAGCCGCGCATCTGGAACGGCAGCAGATGATCGTTCGCGTACGGGAAACGGGTTATTCCGGCTTTTATTTCCGCGTACTGGAGGCGGGCGAAGTGACCGCTGGAGATGAAATGACATGGGTACGCCGTGAGGGCAATGGCACCACCATCGCCGAATGCAATCGGCTGTTGTATCACGAGAAGGGCGATACGCCTGCATTGCGCAAAGCGCTAGAGGAGCCTGCATTGGCAGCTTCCTTGCGCAAACATTGGAGCAAACGACTCCAATCCGAAGCATAA
- a CDS encoding extracellular solute-binding protein: MKWYSHKRWVKALSGTMMATVLAGTAILAGCSSSSSEAGATTADGKSVLKVEVFDRGNSPAGSTISNNYMTKLVNERFGGKNNIEVQYVPVPRSEELQKLNVLMASGGDVPDIVFTYDQGTFNRYAEQGGLTDLTDLLNQYGPNLKKFLGDDTLSYGQIEGKQYAIPGKRSVLGKYASYIRQDWLDALKLPVPQTTDELYTTLKAFKDKDPGKVGNSLIPFGMTIAPAQYEPLLWSFVQQPLTDEQKYTLTQKLGSSDYPTLLPGFKDGLKYMNKLYNEGLISKDFGLDEDKKQLWQDVQNGKVGFYTEDAGELYFSYNGTYKNLQTNVKDAKLTPTDVFTNNEGKRAKPEYASNGLYIMIPKSSSKAVEAIKYLDWMASDKNLFDMQNGVEGENYTLKDGIPVAKEDASEEALNRLYNYGDMAIIANGKIVGTEEQNNDAYIMQVPEEYQADMRKSVEISNTDTIPPVNFNKPIEAEAKYGSALQDKYAQLIVKATMAPEAQFDSTYDSLMKDYMSSGGQAILDERTKVFQEGGATK, translated from the coding sequence ATGAAATGGTATTCACACAAACGTTGGGTTAAAGCATTATCCGGTACGATGATGGCGACGGTATTGGCAGGTACAGCAATATTAGCGGGCTGTTCCAGTTCAAGCAGCGAAGCGGGTGCGACGACCGCAGACGGTAAATCTGTATTGAAAGTGGAAGTGTTCGACCGCGGCAACTCGCCAGCAGGCTCTACGATCAGTAACAACTATATGACCAAGCTTGTTAACGAACGTTTCGGCGGCAAAAACAATATTGAAGTGCAATACGTCCCTGTCCCGCGTTCGGAAGAGTTACAAAAGCTGAATGTACTGATGGCAAGCGGCGGCGATGTACCGGATATCGTATTTACGTATGATCAAGGCACATTTAACCGTTACGCCGAACAAGGCGGATTGACTGACCTGACCGATTTGCTGAACCAATACGGTCCCAATCTGAAAAAGTTCCTTGGCGATGATACACTCTCCTACGGTCAAATTGAAGGCAAACAATATGCCATTCCGGGCAAACGCTCTGTGCTTGGCAAATACGCTTCCTATATTCGTCAGGACTGGCTGGACGCATTGAAGCTGCCAGTTCCACAAACGACAGACGAGCTATACACCACACTGAAAGCATTCAAGGATAAAGACCCTGGCAAAGTCGGCAACAGTCTGATTCCATTCGGTATGACGATTGCACCAGCGCAATATGAGCCGCTGCTCTGGTCCTTTGTGCAACAGCCGCTTACTGACGAGCAAAAATATACCCTGACCCAAAAGCTCGGTTCCAGCGATTATCCAACCTTGCTGCCCGGCTTCAAGGACGGTCTGAAGTATATGAATAAGCTGTATAACGAAGGGCTTATTAGCAAAGACTTCGGTCTGGATGAAGACAAAAAGCAATTGTGGCAGGATGTACAAAACGGCAAAGTCGGCTTCTACACCGAGGATGCGGGCGAGCTGTATTTCAGCTATAACGGTACGTACAAAAACCTGCAAACCAACGTGAAGGATGCCAAGCTCACGCCAACGGATGTGTTTACGAACAACGAAGGCAAGCGTGCTAAACCAGAATACGCATCCAACGGTCTGTATATTATGATCCCAAAATCAAGCAGCAAAGCGGTGGAGGCGATCAAATATCTCGACTGGATGGCATCTGACAAAAACCTGTTCGATATGCAAAATGGCGTAGAAGGCGAAAACTACACGCTCAAAGACGGTATTCCGGTAGCGAAGGAAGATGCGTCCGAGGAAGCGCTGAATCGTCTGTACAACTATGGTGATATGGCGATTATCGCGAACGGCAAAATCGTCGGTACAGAAGAGCAAAACAACGATGCCTACATTATGCAGGTGCCAGAAGAATATCAAGCGGATATGCGCAAATCGGTCGAAATCTCCAATACCGATACGATTCCACCGGTGAACTTCAACAAGCCTATTGAGGCGGAAGCAAAATACGGTAGCGCCTTGCAGGACAAATACGCCCAGCTGATCGTCAAAGCGACGATGGCACCGGAAGCGCAGTTTGACAGCACGTATGACTCGCTGATGAAAGATTACATGAGCAGCGGTGGTCAAGCGATTCTAGATGAGCGTACCAAAGTGTTCCAAGAAGGCGGCGCAACCAAGTAA
- a CDS encoding ABC transporter permease: MLPLAYFAIFKYGPMYGVQIAFKDFNFFQGINGSEWIGWDAFREVFQNQDFYRTLRNTLMLNILDLIVSFPAPLILAIMLYEVKAVWFKKLSQTILYIPHFISWVIIGGIVYQVFGTQSGFINNLWVSFGFQPIPFLTDPNYWLITYLLTGVWQSAGWGTILYLAALTGINKELYEAAEVDGAGRMKRIWHITLPGLRPTIITLLIINLGNMVTIGFERPFVIGNVAVQEYSDVLSTFVYRIGLESGQYTLATVVGLFQAVVGLIFVLGANLAAKKTTGEGIL; this comes from the coding sequence ATGCTGCCGCTGGCTTACTTTGCTATCTTCAAATACGGACCGATGTACGGCGTACAGATTGCGTTTAAGGATTTCAACTTTTTCCAAGGAATTAACGGCAGTGAATGGATTGGCTGGGATGCCTTCCGCGAAGTATTTCAAAATCAGGACTTTTACCGTACCCTTCGCAATACCTTGATGTTGAACATTCTGGACCTGATCGTTTCGTTTCCGGCACCGCTCATTCTAGCGATTATGCTGTATGAAGTGAAGGCGGTGTGGTTCAAGAAACTGTCGCAGACCATTCTCTATATTCCGCATTTTATCTCTTGGGTTATTATCGGGGGCATTGTGTATCAGGTGTTTGGTACGCAATCGGGATTTATTAACAATCTGTGGGTATCATTCGGATTTCAGCCGATTCCGTTTTTGACCGATCCGAATTACTGGCTGATCACGTACTTACTGACCGGCGTATGGCAAAGTGCTGGCTGGGGAACGATTCTGTATCTGGCAGCATTGACGGGCATCAACAAGGAGCTGTACGAAGCTGCTGAGGTGGATGGTGCAGGACGGATGAAGCGCATTTGGCACATTACACTGCCGGGTCTGCGTCCGACGATCATCACCCTGTTGATCATCAATCTGGGCAATATGGTCACGATTGGATTTGAACGTCCATTCGTTATCGGTAACGTAGCCGTGCAGGAATATTCGGATGTACTCAGTACCTTTGTGTACCGGATCGGTTTGGAATCCGGGCAGTACACGCTGGCAACCGTTGTTGGTCTGTTCCAAGCGGTAGTTGGACTGATCTTCGTACTGGGTGCCAACCTCGCAGCTAAGAAAACGACCGGGGAGGGGATTTTGTAA
- a CDS encoding AraC family transcriptional regulator: MLSKNWYRRLLLSYFPIFLLTISMLIFLSFIVINEISRQETARADRISTSYMMDTMDRSVQGIEMDVLRDVETSAVYDEFLSDRDSGGTAVTYQTVERLRQLMDNNDLLESIYIYRDSDQSVLTVQGLQPLSGFRDEPFVKQALTEPEQQSWSAMRSFAEMGSDPSRQVISMHKRLPLPFGDQGMIVINVSVYGMQQLAASMVNPQVSFLTITDAAGQQVYPPALTEQDEAEHDEPLTQLHSDRLNWNLDSGLRAGQLFAWVSVISYIWVLIGVLVVAVSIAYIIYITRKNYKPIQVMMKRIESLQLSGNETARKDEMALIDEALESLMKQTVDYERQHHENLLIRRRRLFMNWIEGEPPEQLQQELEQLRIFPDLHGRPEQEGELKYAFIVAEIQDYDAFREKGNTQEHNTLKLALTNVFQELAQQDGVSGWCEWISVRRAGIIIAGTGDERRWMRLLFSLAAGSREWVEHNLHLTMSFGTGITVRCAADLYLAYETAVESMKYSMTLGRDGVVMYSDLPEGGEPDSYRYLQAISDWIKEYRLRQPEWRERLKQLLGRLEEDILKDDSIRSLVLSLLQMLGRELEGMSEPLDVLLSGEEADGVMEAIAEAETVEEIQASLLQYLDQVAEMYQQAGDSTNHRALIGEMKVYMEENFANPDLSLNHLSERFDVTPKYVSHLFKAELDIKFIDLLVQLRLQRAEELLSSTDDTIQNIAIQVGYANSITFGRVFKRIIGVTPGDYRKLKMKPGSSLLPSGEQRK; this comes from the coding sequence TTGCTGTCAAAAAACTGGTATCGTCGTCTTCTTTTATCGTATTTTCCGATTTTTCTATTGACGATTTCGATGCTGATTTTTCTGTCGTTTATCGTAATCAATGAGATTTCCCGACAAGAAACAGCGCGGGCAGATCGTATCTCTACCAGCTATATGATGGATACGATGGATCGGTCGGTGCAAGGAATAGAGATGGATGTGCTACGCGATGTGGAAACATCGGCGGTGTATGATGAATTTCTGTCTGATCGCGATTCGGGTGGTACAGCAGTGACGTACCAGACGGTTGAGCGTTTGCGTCAATTGATGGACAATAACGATCTGCTGGAGTCGATCTACATTTACCGCGATTCGGATCAGAGCGTGCTAACGGTGCAAGGGTTGCAGCCGCTGAGTGGATTTCGGGATGAGCCATTCGTCAAACAGGCGCTGACCGAGCCGGAGCAGCAGAGCTGGTCGGCGATGCGTTCGTTTGCCGAGATGGGCAGTGATCCCAGTCGGCAGGTGATCAGCATGCACAAGCGATTGCCGCTGCCATTTGGCGATCAAGGTATGATCGTGATCAATGTGAGTGTATATGGCATGCAGCAGCTCGCGGCGTCGATGGTCAATCCGCAGGTATCGTTTTTAACGATTACGGATGCTGCTGGACAGCAGGTGTATCCACCAGCGTTAACCGAGCAGGATGAAGCGGAGCATGACGAGCCGCTGACGCAGTTGCATTCGGATCGCTTGAATTGGAATTTGGATAGTGGGCTGCGTGCTGGGCAATTGTTTGCTTGGGTATCGGTCATCTCCTATATCTGGGTGCTGATCGGCGTGCTGGTCGTGGCGGTATCCATTGCCTATATCATTTATATTACGCGCAAAAATTACAAGCCGATTCAGGTGATGATGAAGCGGATTGAATCGCTGCAATTATCCGGCAACGAAACAGCGCGCAAGGATGAGATGGCGCTGATCGACGAAGCATTGGAAAGTCTGATGAAGCAAACGGTCGATTACGAGCGTCAGCATCATGAGAATCTGTTGATTCGCCGCCGGCGGTTGTTTATGAACTGGATTGAGGGCGAGCCGCCAGAGCAATTGCAGCAGGAGCTGGAGCAGCTGCGGATTTTCCCTGATCTGCACGGACGACCAGAGCAGGAGGGCGAATTGAAGTATGCCTTTATCGTCGCCGAGATTCAGGATTACGATGCGTTTCGTGAAAAGGGCAATACCCAAGAGCACAATACGCTCAAGCTAGCGCTGACGAATGTGTTTCAGGAACTGGCGCAGCAGGACGGGGTGTCTGGCTGGTGCGAATGGATTAGCGTACGCCGAGCGGGCATTATCATCGCGGGTACGGGCGATGAGCGGCGCTGGATGCGGCTATTGTTCTCGCTAGCGGCGGGCAGTCGCGAATGGGTCGAGCATAATCTGCATCTGACGATGAGCTTTGGCACAGGGATTACCGTGCGCTGTGCTGCCGATCTGTATCTCGCCTATGAGACAGCAGTAGAATCGATGAAATATTCGATGACGCTGGGACGCGATGGAGTCGTCATGTACAGTGATCTACCGGAAGGCGGGGAGCCGGACAGCTATCGGTATTTGCAGGCGATCTCGGATTGGATCAAGGAGTATCGGCTGCGTCAGCCTGAATGGCGTGAACGGCTCAAGCAGCTACTGGGTCGGTTGGAAGAGGATATTTTAAAAGACGATAGCATTCGTTCCCTTGTGCTATCGCTGCTGCAAATGCTCGGTCGTGAGCTGGAAGGCATGTCTGAGCCACTCGATGTGCTGTTATCCGGTGAGGAAGCAGACGGGGTGATGGAGGCAATCGCCGAAGCAGAGACGGTGGAGGAGATTCAAGCGTCGTTGCTGCAATATTTGGATCAAGTGGCAGAGATGTATCAGCAGGCAGGCGATTCTACCAATCATCGCGCCTTGATCGGTGAGATGAAGGTGTACATGGAAGAGAATTTTGCTAATCCAGATCTGTCGCTCAATCATCTGAGCGAGCGCTTTGACGTTACGCCCAAGTATGTGAGCCATCTGTTCAAGGCAGAGCTGGATATTAAATTTATTGATCTGCTTGTTCAGCTACGTTTGCAGCGGGCAGAGGAGCTGTTATCATCAACCGACGATACGATCCAGAATATCGCGATTCAGGTCGGTTATGCGAATTCGATTACGTTTGGCAGGGTATTTAAGCGGATTATCGGCGTTACGCCGGGAGATTATCGTAAGCTGAAAATGAAGCCCGGCAGCTCGCTACTGCCATCAGGAGAACAGCGAAAATGA
- a CDS encoding extracellular solute-binding protein, whose protein sequence is MSGFMMAVALTGTTLLAGCSSSSSDAGATTADGKSVLKVEVFDRGNSPAGSTINSNYLTKLVNERFGAKNNIDVQYVPIPRSEELQKLNVLMASGGDVPDIVFTYDQGTFNRYAEQGGLTDVTDLLNQYGPELKKFLGEDTLAYGQLEGKQFAIPGKRSVLGKYASYIRQDWLDKLKMPMPQTTDELYTTLKAFKDKDPGGVGASVIPFGMTIAPAQYEPLIWSFIQQPLTDEQKYTLLQKLGSRDYPVLLPGFKEGLQFMNKLYNEGLISKDFSLDEDKKQLGQDIQNGKVGFYTEDAGNPYYAGGTYENLQANDKNAVLTPTDVFTNNEGKHIKPEYASNGLYIMIPKSSTKAVEAIKYLNWMASDKNLFDMQNGVEGENYTLKDGIPVVKPDASEDVMNRIYNYGDMAIIANGKIVGTEEQNNEAYIMQMPEKYQKDMAKSVDISNTDTFPPVNFSVPIEAEAKYGSALQDKFDQLVVKATMVAPDQFDATYDSLVKDYMSSGGQAILDERTKVFQEGKVAK, encoded by the coding sequence ATGTCCGGGTTCATGATGGCTGTGGCACTGACAGGTACAACATTACTGGCGGGCTGTTCCAGCTCCAGCAGTGATGCAGGTGCAACAACGGCAGATGGCAAATCTGTATTGAAGGTGGAAGTGTTTGACCGCGGTAATTCGCCTGCCGGTTCTACGATTAACAGCAACTATTTGACCAAGCTTGTCAATGAACGCTTTGGTGCCAAAAACAATATCGATGTACAGTATGTCCCGATTCCCCGTTCTGAAGAGCTGCAAAAGCTGAATGTATTGATGGCGAGCGGCGGCGATGTGCCGGATATCGTGTTTACTTACGATCAAGGAACCTTTAACCGGTATGCCGAACAAGGCGGACTGACCGATGTGACTGATCTGCTCAACCAATATGGTCCCGAACTGAAAAAGTTCCTAGGTGAAGATACACTCGCTTACGGACAACTGGAAGGCAAGCAGTTTGCCATTCCGGGTAAGCGCTCCGTCCTAGGCAAATATGCTTCCTATATTCGTCAGGATTGGCTAGACAAGCTGAAGATGCCTATGCCGCAGACAACAGATGAGCTGTACACTACACTGAAGGCGTTCAAGGACAAAGACCCCGGCGGTGTCGGAGCCAGTGTGATTCCATTTGGCATGACGATCGCTCCGGCGCAATATGAGCCGCTGATCTGGTCGTTTATCCAGCAGCCACTAACTGACGAGCAAAAATATACCCTGCTGCAAAAGCTTGGCTCCCGTGATTATCCAGTACTGCTTCCCGGCTTCAAGGAAGGTCTGCAATTCATGAACAAGCTGTATAACGAAGGGCTGATCAGCAAGGATTTCAGTCTGGATGAGGACAAAAAGCAGCTAGGACAGGATATACAAAATGGCAAAGTCGGCTTCTACACTGAGGATGCAGGAAACCCGTATTATGCAGGTGGCACTTACGAAAACCTGCAAGCGAATGATAAAAATGCCGTGCTGACACCAACTGATGTATTTACGAATAACGAAGGCAAACATATCAAGCCAGAATATGCGTCCAACGGTTTGTATATTATGATTCCAAAATCCAGCACCAAAGCGGTAGAAGCAATTAAATACTTGAATTGGATGGCGTCCGACAAAAACCTGTTCGATATGCAAAACGGCGTAGAAGGCGAAAACTATACGCTCAAGGACGGCATTCCAGTCGTGAAGCCGGATGCGTCTGAAGATGTGATGAACCGCATCTACAATTACGGCGATATGGCAATTATCGCCAACGGCAAAATCGTCGGCACCGAAGAACAAAACAACGAAGCGTATATTATGCAAATGCCAGAGAAATACCAGAAGGACATGGCGAAGTCGGTTGACATCTCCAATACCGATACCTTCCCGCCAGTGAATTTTAGCGTACCGATTGAAGCAGAAGCCAAATATGGCAGCGCATTGCAGGATAAATTCGATCAGTTGGTCGTCAAAGCGACGATGGTAGCACCAGATCAGTTTGATGCGACCTATGATTCGCTCGTGAAGGATTACATGAGCAGCGGTGGTCAAGCGATTCTGGATGAGCGCACCAAAGTATTCCAAGAAGGCAAAGTCGCCAAATAA